One Hordeum vulgare subsp. vulgare chromosome 4H, MorexV3_pseudomolecules_assembly, whole genome shotgun sequence DNA window includes the following coding sequences:
- the LOC123450149 gene encoding uncharacterized protein LOC123450149, which translates to KQKGFVICPCVDCKNQKGYSSSREVHLHLLRHGFMPSYNCWTKHGERGVIMEEDEEGDDFMDESYLAHFGDTFMEDAEGEGEGEGEGEGEEEARDETVDDLGRTIADARRRCETEKERENLDRMLEDHRKSLYPGCDDGLKKLGCTLDLLKWKAQAGVADSAFENLLKMLKNMFPKNNELPASTYEAKKVVCPLGLEVLKIHACINDCILYRGEYENLNECPVCTALRYKIRGDDPGDDVEGEKPRKRVPAKVMWYAPIIPWLKRLFRNKEHAKLLRWHKEDRKSDGELRHTADGTQWRKIDREFKDFAADARNIRFGLSTDGMNPFGEQSSSHSTWPVTLCIYNLPPWLCMKRKFIMMPVLIQGPKQPGNDIDVYLRPLVDELLQLWGRPGVRVWDEHKEEEFDLRALLFVTINDWPALSNLSGLSNKGYNACTHCLHETESVHLPNCKKNVYLGHRRFLPKIHPVRKKGKHYNGKADHRPKPAERTGAEVFDMVKDLKVIFGKGPGGQSVPKGADGHAAMWKKKSIFWELEYWKVLEQRLKDPDDRHPEWFQGRASYALTKEEKVIFFECLSSMKVPSGFSSNIKGIINMAEKKFQNLKSHDCHVIMTQLLPIALRGLLPPRPEGSIAKGYGNEEVIEFCVDFVPDLKPIGLPRSRHEGRLSGKGTIGRKSTICMDGHSLTEAHHTVLTNSSLVAPYFEKHKNILRSDNPGKPESWIRKAHMETFGSWLRKHLMNDNDVVDQLYMLAKTPSSTITTFQGYEINGNTFYTIAQDKKSTNQNSGVRFDAATENGQEVTYYGYIEEIWELDYGPSFKVPLFRCKWFKLTGGGVKVDQQYGMTMVDFNNLGYLDEPFVLAKDVAQVFYVKDMSSKPRKRKDKKTISTSCDDPKRHIVLSGKRNIVGVEDKTDMSEDYNMFAEIPPFKVNTDPSIKLNDEDAPW; encoded by the exons aagcagaagggttttgttatctgtccatgtgttgactgtaagaatcagaagggttactcttcctcaagagaagttcacctgcacctgcttcggcacggtttcatgccaagctataattgttggaccaagcatggagaaagaggggttataatggaagaagatgaagaaggggatgatttcatggatgaaagctatcttgctcatttcggtgatactttcatggaggatgctgaaggtgaaggggaaggtgaaggggaaggtgaaggtgaagaagaggcacgtgatgagaccgttgatgatcttggtcggaccattgctgatgcacggagacgctgcgaaactgaaaaggagagggagaatttggatcgcatgttagaggatcacagaaagtcgttgtaccccggatgcgatgatggtctgaaaaagctgggctgcacactggatttgctgaaatggaaggcacaggcaggtgtagctgactcggcatttgaaaacttgctgaaaatgttgaagaatatgtttccaaagaataacgagttgcccgccagtacgtacgaagcaaagaaggttgtatgccctctaggtttagaggttctgaagatacatgcatgcatcaacgactgcatcctctaccgcggtgaatacgagaatttgaatgaatgcccggtatgcactgcattgcgttataagatcagaggcgatgaccctggtgacgatgttgagggcgagaaacccaggaagagggttcccgccaaggtgatgtggtatgctcctataataccatggttgaaacgtttgttcaggaacaaagagcatgccaagttgttgcgatggcacaaagaggaccgtaagtcggacggggagttgagacacaccgcagatggaacgcaatggagaaagatcgacagagagttcaaagattttgcagctgacgcaaggaacataagatttggtctaagtacagatggcatgaatccttttggcgagcagagctccagccatagcacctggcccgtgactctatgcatctacaaccttcctccttggttgtgcatgaagcggaagttcattatgatgccagtgctcatccaaggtccgaagcaacccggcaacgacatcgatgtgtacctaaggccattagttgatgaacttttacagctgtggggcagacctggtgtccgtgtgtgggatgagcacaaagaagaggaatttgacctacgagcgttgcttttcgtaaccatcaacgattggcctgctcttagtaacctttcgggactgtcaaataagggatacaatgcatgcacgcactgcttacatgagactgaaagtgtacatttgccaaattgtaagaagaacgtgtaccttgggcatcgtcgatttcttccgaaaattcatccagtaagaaagaaaggcaagcattacaacggcaaggcagatcaccggccgaagcctgcggaacgcactggtgctgaggtatttgatatggtcaaggatttgaaagtcatctttggaaagggtcctggcggacaatcagttccgaagggagctgacgggcacgcagccatgtggaagaagaaatctatattctgggagctagaatattggaaagtcctagaa caacgtttgaaagaccctgatgaccggcatccggaatggtttcaaggtcgtgccagctacgctctgaccaaagaagagaaggtcatcttttttgaatgcctgagcagtatgaaggtcccgtctggattctcgtccaatataaagggaataataaacatggcggagaaaaagttccaaaacctgaagtctcacgactgccacgtgattatgacgcaattgcttccgattgctttgagggggctcctgccgc ctaggccagaaggaagcatcgccaagggctatggaaatgaggaggtaattgagttttgtgttgactttgttcctgaccttaagccgattggtcttcctcgatcgcggcacgaggggagactaagtggaaaaggcacgatcggaaggaaatcaacgatatgtatggacggccattctctgactgaagcacaccacactgtactgaccaattccagcttggtggctccgtactttgagaaacacaagaatattttacgctcggacaacccggggaagcctgaatcctggattaggaaggcccacatggagactttcggcagttggttgagaaaacatttaatgaatgacaatgatgttgtagatcagctgtacatgttggccaagacaccatcttcgactataacgactttccaagggtacgagataaatgggaatacattttacacgatcgcccaagataaaaagagcaccaaccaaaacagtggtgtccgctttgatgcagcaaccgagaatgggcaagaggtcacatattatggttacatagaggagatatgggaacttgactatggaccctcctttaaggtccctttgttccggtgcaaatggttcaagctaacaggaggtggggtaaaggtggaccagcaatacggaatgacaatggtggatttcaacaatcttggttaccttgacgaaccattcgtcctagcgaaagatgtcgctcaggttttctatgtgaaggacatgagtagcaaaccgaggaaacggaaagataagaaaacgatcagtacatcatgcgatgatccaaagcgccacattgttctttcagggaaaagaaacatcgtgggagtggaggacaagacagacatgtcagaagattataatatgtttgctgaaattccgcccttcaaagtgaacaccgacccaagcattaagttaaatgatgaggatgctccatgg